From Nonomuraea helvata, a single genomic window includes:
- a CDS encoding carbamoyltransferase family protein — translation MRFLGINAIFHDPAAALVVDGKIVAAAEEERFSRRKHGKRPLAFSAWELPEQAAAWCLREAGLSPEDIDAVAYSYDPSLVVQRPEGDWEDLRTKYAVRAPAFLATALPGLDPGQVTYVPHHVAHAASAGLASPWRDCAVLVCDGRGENVSHLAGRYRDGDLEVLAAQELPHSLGLMYEDVTQHLGFLRSSDEYKVMALASYGRPRHLEALREVIYTTGDGGFRVEPVDWNGYAKALRKGAPWTSDHADLAASVQARLEEVLLELVRWLHERTGERRLALAGGVALNCVANTRLLDEGPFDEVWVQPAAGDSGTALGGALHLAQAHGEPAGPMPGAALGRGFTEEELGAWLDVARVPHTRPADLAAAVAAELAADKIVAWFQGRSEYGPRALGHRSLLAHPGHARNTERLNDVKGREQFRPIAPMVLESRAREIFGRGPVPSPYMLFVHDVHPDWAPRIPAVVHVDGTARVQTVSPDAHPMMARVLSEFEARTGLPVVVNTSLNTAGRPMVDDPRDALECFGSSPVDVLVLGPYLVRRGEVFAS, via the coding sequence ATGAGGTTTCTCGGCATCAACGCGATCTTCCACGACCCGGCCGCCGCCCTGGTGGTCGACGGGAAGATCGTGGCCGCCGCGGAGGAGGAGCGCTTCAGCCGCCGCAAACACGGCAAGCGGCCGCTGGCGTTCTCGGCGTGGGAGCTGCCGGAGCAGGCCGCCGCCTGGTGCCTGCGTGAGGCGGGGCTCTCCCCGGAGGACATCGACGCCGTCGCCTACTCCTACGACCCGTCGCTGGTCGTCCAGCGGCCGGAGGGCGACTGGGAGGACCTGCGCACGAAGTACGCCGTACGCGCCCCGGCGTTCCTCGCCACGGCGCTGCCCGGACTCGACCCCGGTCAGGTCACGTACGTGCCGCACCACGTGGCCCACGCCGCGTCGGCGGGGCTGGCCTCGCCCTGGCGGGACTGCGCGGTGCTGGTGTGCGACGGCCGGGGCGAGAACGTCTCGCACCTGGCGGGCCGCTACCGGGACGGAGACCTGGAGGTGCTGGCCGCCCAGGAGCTGCCGCACTCGCTCGGCCTGATGTACGAGGACGTCACCCAGCATCTGGGCTTCCTGCGCTCCAGCGACGAGTACAAGGTCATGGCGCTGGCCTCGTACGGCCGGCCGCGGCACCTGGAGGCGCTGCGCGAGGTGATCTACACGACCGGGGACGGCGGGTTCCGCGTCGAACCGGTCGACTGGAACGGCTACGCCAAGGCCCTGCGCAAGGGCGCCCCCTGGACCTCCGACCACGCCGACCTGGCCGCCAGCGTGCAGGCCCGGCTGGAGGAGGTGCTGCTGGAGCTGGTGCGCTGGCTGCACGAACGCACCGGCGAGCGACGGCTCGCCCTGGCCGGCGGCGTGGCGCTGAACTGCGTGGCCAACACGCGCCTGCTGGACGAGGGGCCGTTCGACGAGGTGTGGGTGCAGCCGGCGGCGGGCGACTCCGGCACCGCGCTGGGCGGGGCGCTCCACCTCGCCCAGGCCCACGGCGAGCCGGCCGGGCCCATGCCCGGCGCGGCGCTGGGGCGCGGCTTCACCGAGGAGGAGTTGGGCGCCTGGCTCGACGTGGCCCGCGTGCCGCATACCCGCCCCGCCGACCTGGCCGCCGCGGTGGCCGCCGAGCTGGCCGCCGACAAGATCGTGGCCTGGTTCCAGGGCCGGTCGGAGTACGGGCCGCGGGCGCTCGGGCACCGGTCCCTGCTGGCCCATCCCGGGCACGCCCGCAACACCGAGCGGCTCAACGACGTCAAGGGACGTGAGCAGTTCAGGCCCATCGCGCCGATGGTGCTGGAGTCGCGGGCCCGTGAGATCTTCGGGCGGGGGCCGGTGCCCTCGCCGTACATGCTGTTCGTCCACGACGTGCACCCCGACTGGGCGCCGCGCATCCCCGCGGTGGTGCACGTGGACGGGACCGCGCGCGTCCAGACCGTCTCGCCCGACGCCCATCCGATGATGGCGCGGGTGCTGAGCGAGTTCGAGGCGCGTACGGGGCTGCCCGTGGTGGTCAACACGAGCCTCAACACCGCCGGGCGGCCCATGGTCGACGATCCCCGTGACGCCCTGGAGTGCTTCGGGTCCTCACCGGTGGACGTGCTGGTCCTGGGGCCGTACCTGGTGCGGCGCGGGGAGGTGTTCGCATCGTGA
- a CDS encoding glycosyltransferase family 2 protein translates to MITVVIPTVGRPTLRDTLAGVGSGVPVIVVDDTPAAELSVPAPVRVVRSGGRGPAAARNAGWRASTTPWVVFLDDDVVPSPGWAEAVVKDLADLPDDVAGSQGRIEVPLPDDREPTDAERHTAGLADALWVTADMAYRRSVLESVGGFDERFPRAYREDADLALRVSQAGHRLVKGDRVTTHPVRDDGFWASVRFQRGNADDALMRRLHGPGWRTAIGGGRGRLRVHAATTAAALTALTLAATAAARARRALRRADAWSRRAGGRLLSRQASRPGRGLVNGVLRQPPVRGLVGGALTQRPGAGGRDARSRQAGVLAALAGAAWAAMTAEFAWRRIAPGPRTPEEVWRMVVTSVVIPPVACVHRLRGEWRARR, encoded by the coding sequence GTGATCACCGTGGTGATCCCCACCGTGGGGCGGCCCACGCTGCGCGACACGCTGGCGGGCGTCGGCTCCGGCGTGCCGGTGATCGTGGTGGACGACACCCCCGCGGCCGAGCTCTCCGTACCCGCTCCGGTACGGGTCGTGCGCTCCGGCGGGCGCGGGCCCGCGGCGGCGCGCAACGCCGGATGGCGGGCCTCGACCACGCCGTGGGTGGTGTTCCTGGACGACGACGTGGTCCCGTCGCCCGGCTGGGCCGAGGCGGTCGTGAAGGACCTGGCCGACCTGCCCGACGACGTGGCCGGCAGCCAGGGGCGCATCGAGGTGCCGCTGCCTGACGACCGTGAGCCCACCGACGCGGAGCGGCACACCGCCGGGCTCGCCGACGCGCTCTGGGTGACCGCGGACATGGCCTACCGGCGGTCGGTGCTGGAGTCGGTAGGGGGGTTCGACGAGCGCTTCCCCCGGGCGTACCGGGAGGACGCCGACCTTGCGCTGCGGGTGTCACAGGCGGGGCACCGGCTCGTCAAGGGCGACCGGGTGACCACGCATCCGGTGCGCGACGACGGGTTCTGGGCGAGCGTGCGCTTCCAGCGGGGCAACGCGGACGACGCCCTCATGCGCCGCCTGCACGGGCCCGGCTGGCGCACCGCCATCGGCGGGGGGCGGGGCCGCCTGCGGGTGCACGCCGCCACCACGGCCGCCGCGCTCACCGCCCTGACCCTGGCCGCCACCGCCGCCGCCCGCGCCCGCCGCGCCCTGAGACGAGCCGACGCGTGGTCGCGGCGAGCCGGTGGGCGGCTGCTCAGCCGGCAGGCCAGCCGGCCCGGCCGAGGGCTGGTCAACGGCGTCCTGAGGCAGCCGCCGGTTCGAGGGCTGGTCGGCGGTGCGTTGACGCAGCGGCCCGGTGCCGGTGGACGAGATGCGCGGTCCCGGCAGGCAGGGGTGCTGGCCGCGCTGGCCGGTGCCGCGTGGGCCGCGATGACCGCCGAGTTCGCGTGGCGGCGCATCGCGCCCGGCCCCCGTACCCCCGAGGAAGTGTGGCGGATGGTCGTCACCAGCGTCGTGATCCCGCCGGTCGCCTGCGTGCACCGGCTGCGAGGGGAATGGAGGGCGCGCCGATGA
- a CDS encoding glycosyltransferase family 9 protein: MSGRMPGTLCGSRRCTTAEAAARVATAEAAREPATAAAARPERRRDAQDRGRVLVARLDDAGDVLLSGPAVRAVRTLARELVFLSGPNGRQAAELLPGVDQVIEWRAPWIDHTPQSVSKGQVAELVAKLSDIDEALILTSFHQSALPLALLLRLAGVRRISAISNDYPGSLLDVRHVVDESVDVPEAERALAVARAAGFELPEGDDGKLAVQRPLPDIGKEIGHLLGVGADAGKGAYVVVHPGTSAPARTWPADRHRQTVRELVEDGHQVVVTGTERDLTAYVAGDLAADLGGVTTFAQLAAVIERAGVLVAGNTGPAHLAAAVGTPVVSLFAPVVPAARWAPYGVPTVLLGDQEAPCRASRARVCPVPGHPCLSHVTSEQVVKAVRELTP; encoded by the coding sequence ATGAGCGGTCGCATGCCTGGAACGCTCTGCGGTTCGAGGCGGTGCACGACGGCGGAGGCGGCCGCGCGCGTGGCCACCGCCGAAGCCGCACGCGAGCCCGCCACGGCGGCGGCGGCCCGGCCCGAGCGGCGCCGGGACGCGCAGGACCGGGGCCGGGTGCTGGTGGCCCGCCTGGACGACGCGGGCGACGTGCTGCTGAGCGGCCCGGCGGTCAGGGCCGTGCGCACGCTGGCCCGCGAGCTCGTCTTCCTGTCCGGCCCGAACGGCAGGCAGGCCGCCGAGCTCCTGCCCGGCGTGGACCAGGTCATCGAGTGGCGAGCTCCGTGGATCGATCACACCCCCCAGTCGGTCAGCAAAGGCCAGGTCGCCGAGCTGGTGGCCAAGCTCTCCGACATCGACGAGGCGTTGATCCTCACCTCGTTCCACCAGTCGGCGCTCCCGCTCGCCCTCCTGCTCAGGCTGGCGGGCGTCCGCAGGATCAGCGCCATCAGCAACGACTACCCCGGCTCGCTCCTGGACGTCCGGCACGTCGTGGACGAGAGCGTCGACGTCCCGGAGGCCGAGCGGGCACTGGCGGTCGCCAGGGCGGCAGGCTTCGAACTGCCGGAGGGCGATGACGGCAAACTCGCTGTTCAGCGGCCATTGCCGGATATAGGTAAAGAAATAGGGCACCTACTAGGCGTCGGCGCCGATGCCGGCAAAGGCGCGTATGTCGTGGTCCACCCCGGGACATCGGCCCCCGCACGAACCTGGCCGGCCGACCGGCACCGGCAGACCGTGCGGGAGCTCGTCGAAGACGGGCACCAGGTCGTCGTGACCGGCACTGAACGTGATCTCACCGCCTACGTGGCCGGCGACCTCGCGGCCGACCTCGGCGGCGTGACCACTTTCGCCCAACTGGCCGCCGTGATCGAGCGTGCCGGCGTGCTCGTGGCAGGCAACACCGGCCCCGCGCACCTGGCGGCGGCGGTCGGGACCCCGGTCGTGAGCCTGTTCGCCCCCGTCGTCCCCGCGGCGCGGTGGGCCCCCTACGGGGTGCCCACGGTGCTGCTCGGCGACCAGGAAGCGCCCTGCCGCGCAAGCAGGGCGCGCGTCTGCCCGGTACCCGGACACCCGTGCCTGTCCCATGTGACAAGTGAGCAGGTGGTCAAGGCAGTGAGGGAGCTGACTCCGTGA
- a CDS encoding glycosyltransferase translates to MKVDLISEHADPLAAIGGVDAGGQNVHVAALALALADRGHTIVVHTRRSSERQPESVTMAPGVTVEYVPAGPPSPLPKDELPPYMAEFTERLADRWAASPPDVVHAHFWMSGQAALQAADGVPVVQTFHALGTVKRRWQGDADTSPGHRIPTECEIGKRADAVLATCRDEVNELRAMGIPEQRITVVPCGVDLGAFCPEGPVAPRTADKMILCIGRMVPRKGVDTVIRALRQVSGAELVIAGGSEDDDEAVRLRELAQAYGLDDRVHVIGSVPREHVPALMRSADVVVTVPWYEPFGMVPVEAMACGVPVVASAVGGHLDTVAGCGVLVPPRRPRALARALRDLLGNPDKRAALGAAGARRAHHRYGWPRVAELTEAVYTQVIDGKVCRLAALGG, encoded by the coding sequence GTGAAGGTCGATCTCATCTCTGAGCACGCGGATCCGCTGGCGGCGATCGGCGGTGTAGACGCGGGCGGCCAGAACGTCCACGTCGCCGCCCTGGCGCTCGCGCTGGCCGATCGCGGGCACACGATCGTCGTGCACACCCGGCGCTCATCCGAGCGGCAACCCGAGTCGGTGACCATGGCGCCGGGCGTCACGGTCGAGTACGTCCCGGCCGGTCCCCCGTCCCCCCTTCCCAAAGACGAGCTGCCCCCGTACATGGCGGAGTTCACCGAGCGCCTGGCCGACCGCTGGGCCGCGAGCCCGCCGGACGTCGTGCACGCGCACTTCTGGATGAGCGGCCAGGCCGCGCTGCAGGCGGCCGACGGGGTGCCGGTGGTGCAGACGTTCCACGCGCTGGGGACGGTCAAGCGGCGCTGGCAGGGCGACGCAGACACCAGCCCCGGGCACCGGATCCCCACCGAGTGCGAGATCGGCAAGCGCGCCGACGCCGTGCTGGCCACCTGCCGCGACGAGGTGAACGAACTGCGCGCGATGGGCATCCCCGAGCAGCGCATCACCGTCGTGCCGTGCGGGGTGGACCTGGGGGCGTTCTGCCCCGAGGGGCCGGTGGCGCCGCGCACCGCCGACAAGATGATCCTCTGCATCGGCAGGATGGTGCCGCGCAAGGGCGTGGACACCGTGATCAGGGCGCTGCGCCAGGTCTCCGGCGCGGAGCTGGTGATCGCGGGCGGCAGCGAGGACGACGACGAGGCGGTCAGGCTGCGCGAGCTGGCGCAGGCGTACGGGCTCGACGACCGGGTGCACGTGATCGGCAGCGTGCCGCGCGAGCACGTGCCCGCGCTGATGCGCTCGGCCGACGTCGTGGTGACGGTGCCGTGGTACGAGCCGTTCGGCATGGTGCCGGTCGAGGCGATGGCGTGCGGCGTGCCGGTCGTGGCCTCGGCGGTGGGCGGGCACCTGGACACCGTCGCCGGCTGCGGCGTGCTGGTGCCGCCGCGCCGTCCTCGGGCCCTGGCCAGGGCGCTGCGCGACCTGCTCGGCAACCCGGACAAACGGGCGGCGCTCGGCGCGGCGGGGGCGCGCAGGGCACATCACCGATACGGCTGGCCGCGCGTGGCCGAGCTGACCGAGGCCGTGTACACGCAAGTCATCGACGGCAAGGTATGCCGCCTGGCCGCTCTGGGGGGTTGA
- a CDS encoding D-sedoheptulose-7-phosphate isomerase: MDAHLEKLWTTLEKVDDQAVTVRAWGGKLAGVLSAGGRLLACGNGGSAAEAQHLTAELVGRFRDDRRPYAAIPLHADGSSLTAIANDFGAEAVYARQVRAHGRPGDVLLCLSTSGTSPNVLAAAGAAQEAGVLAWAMTGPAPNPLAELCDEAVAVPGEETATVQEVHLALIHLLCDAVEEAL; the protein is encoded by the coding sequence GTGGACGCACATCTGGAAAAGCTCTGGACGACCCTGGAGAAGGTCGATGACCAGGCGGTCACCGTCCGGGCCTGGGGTGGGAAGCTGGCCGGCGTTCTGTCCGCCGGGGGCAGGCTGCTGGCCTGCGGCAACGGCGGCTCGGCCGCCGAGGCGCAGCACCTGACGGCCGAGCTCGTCGGCAGGTTCAGGGACGACAGGCGGCCGTACGCGGCGATCCCGTTGCACGCCGACGGCTCGTCGCTGACGGCGATCGCCAACGACTTCGGCGCCGAGGCGGTCTACGCCCGCCAGGTGCGCGCCCACGGCAGGCCGGGCGACGTGCTGCTCTGCCTGTCCACCAGCGGCACCAGCCCGAACGTGCTGGCCGCGGCCGGGGCCGCGCAGGAGGCCGGCGTCCTCGCCTGGGCCATGACGGGGCCCGCGCCGAACCCGCTGGCCGAGCTCTGCGACGAGGCGGTCGCCGTGCCGGGGGAGGAGACGGCCACGGTGCAGGAGGTGCACCTCGCCCTCATCCACCTGCTGTGCGACGCGGTCGAGGAGGCACTGTGA
- a CDS encoding PfkB family carbohydrate kinase has protein sequence MRAPRNPGPLVVIGDTLLDVDVEGDTERLCPDAPVPVVEVSSEQARPGGAGLAALLAARDGADVVLITAIGDDPDGRRLCGLLSEEVDLVRLPLRGGTVRKTRVRARGQTLVRLDSGDGTARYAPTEEAARAVEQAGAVLVSDYGRGVARMARELLRDADVPVVWDPHPRGAQPMPGCALLTPSEAEAKMLCRSGYQGPDQAARRLVRELRAGAVAVTTGERGAALAVQGGPLTQIPPPVLAGNRDACGAGDRLASAAANALRDGSGIQEAVIIGVGEASRFVERGGSAGVKIHEQRLGDRPRTALEVARLTRAYGGRLIATGGCFDLLHAGHVSLLRRARALGDALVVCVNSDTSVRRLKGPSRPIVDVRDRVEVLRALGCVDAVLVFDEDTPAHAIGLLRPDVWVKGGDYEGEKLPESEVLAAIGAETVVLSTLPGRSTTNLIREIQ, from the coding sequence GTGAGGGCGCCGCGCAACCCGGGCCCGCTCGTCGTCATCGGGGACACCCTGCTGGACGTGGACGTCGAGGGCGACACTGAGCGGCTCTGCCCGGACGCCCCCGTTCCCGTGGTGGAGGTCTCCTCCGAGCAGGCCCGTCCCGGCGGGGCGGGGCTGGCGGCGCTGCTGGCCGCGCGCGACGGCGCCGACGTCGTGCTGATCACGGCGATCGGCGACGACCCCGACGGCCGCCGCCTGTGCGGCCTGCTGTCGGAGGAGGTCGACCTGGTACGCCTGCCGCTGCGCGGCGGCACCGTGCGCAAGACCAGGGTCAGGGCGCGCGGCCAGACCCTGGTCCGGCTGGACTCCGGCGACGGCACCGCCAGGTACGCCCCCACGGAGGAGGCCGCGCGGGCCGTCGAGCAGGCCGGCGCGGTGCTGGTCTCCGACTACGGCAGGGGCGTGGCCCGGATGGCCCGCGAGCTGCTGCGCGACGCCGACGTGCCGGTCGTGTGGGACCCGCACCCCAGAGGCGCCCAGCCGATGCCCGGCTGCGCGCTGCTGACACCGAGCGAGGCGGAGGCGAAGATGCTCTGCCGGTCCGGCTATCAGGGCCCCGACCAGGCGGCCCGCCGCCTGGTGCGGGAGCTGCGGGCCGGGGCGGTGGCCGTCACGACCGGCGAGCGCGGGGCCGCGCTCGCCGTCCAGGGCGGCCCGCTCACCCAGATCCCGCCGCCGGTCCTGGCCGGCAACCGCGACGCCTGCGGCGCGGGCGACCGGCTCGCCTCCGCCGCCGCGAACGCGCTGCGCGACGGCTCCGGCATCCAGGAGGCGGTCATCATCGGCGTCGGCGAGGCCTCGCGCTTCGTGGAACGCGGCGGGTCCGCCGGCGTGAAGATCCACGAACAGCGGCTCGGCGACCGGCCGCGCACCGCCCTCGAGGTCGCCAGGCTCACCCGCGCCTACGGCGGCCGCCTGATCGCGACCGGCGGCTGCTTCGACCTGCTGCACGCCGGGCACGTGAGCCTGCTGCGGCGGGCCAGGGCCCTGGGCGACGCGCTCGTCGTCTGCGTCAACTCCGACACCTCGGTACGCAGGCTGAAGGGCCCGTCCAGGCCCATCGTGGACGTGCGCGACCGGGTCGAGGTGCTGCGGGCGCTGGGCTGCGTGGACGCGGTGCTGGTGTTCGACGAGGACACCCCGGCCCACGCCATCGGGCTGCTGCGCCCCGACGTGTGGGTGAAGGGCGGCGACTACGAGGGGGAGAAGCTGCCCGAATCCGAGGTCCTGGCCGCGATCGGCGCGGAGACCGTCGTGCTGAGCACGCTGCCGGGACGTTCGACAACGAATCTGATCAGGGAGATCCAGTGA
- a CDS encoding SDR family oxidoreductase, whose translation MNILITGGASGLGLATAEAVEKEGWRALVVDKRPPGQPFEHVTADLADRGEAERAVRELAERAGGLDGVVTAAGIDACGRLEDVAADDWERVIRVNLLGTASIVRAALPYLKHTRGKIITCASTLGLRPLSDASAYSASKFGVVGLTRALAVELRGEVGVTLLVPGGMRTAFFDGRPDQYKPGPEAGLNDPADVAQTVVFALRQPVGCEVRELVVCPSTETSWP comes from the coding sequence GTGAATATTTTGATCACCGGGGGAGCCTCCGGGCTGGGCCTGGCCACCGCCGAAGCCGTGGAGAAGGAGGGCTGGCGGGCGCTCGTCGTCGACAAGCGCCCGCCAGGACAGCCCTTCGAGCACGTCACGGCCGACCTGGCCGACCGGGGGGAGGCCGAGCGGGCGGTACGCGAGCTGGCCGAACGGGCCGGCGGACTGGACGGCGTGGTCACGGCGGCCGGCATCGACGCCTGCGGGCGGCTGGAGGACGTCGCGGCCGACGACTGGGAGCGGGTCATCCGGGTGAACCTGCTCGGCACCGCCTCGATCGTGCGGGCGGCGCTGCCGTACCTCAAGCACACCCGCGGCAAGATCATCACCTGCGCGTCCACGCTCGGGCTGCGGCCGCTCAGCGACGCCTCGGCGTACTCGGCGTCGAAGTTCGGCGTCGTCGGCCTCACCAGAGCCCTCGCCGTCGAGCTGCGCGGCGAGGTCGGCGTGACGCTGCTCGTCCCGGGCGGCATGCGCACGGCCTTCTTCGACGGCCGTCCTGACCAGTACAAACCGGGACCCGAAGCCGGGCTGAACGACCCCGCCGACGTCGCCCAGACCGTCGTCTTCGCGCTGCGGCAGCCGGTCGGATGCGAGGTGAGAGAGCTCGTGGTCTGCCCGTCCACGGAGACGTCATGGCCCTAG
- a CDS encoding glycosyltransferase family 9 protein has translation MALELVALRGLGLGDLLTAVPALRALRQAFPRHRITLAAPRALEALLPLTAAVDDQIDVSGPGPVPFERPDIAVNLHGKGPQSIEALRRTDPGRLISFGTGPPYPEGVHEVRRWCGLLEWHGIATDPADLTLGISDRTGPAIVHPGAAYPARRWPPERFAEVAAALEDVVVTGNADEVPIAGEVARLAGLPPERMMAGRTGLADLIDLVSRARLVVCGDTGVAHLATAFCVPSVVLFGPVSPALWGPPPGWRHVALWAGRNGDPHGLRPDPGLLKIEVSEVVDAVLEVTS, from the coding sequence ATGGCCCTAGAACTCGTCGCCCTGCGCGGGCTCGGCCTGGGCGACCTGCTCACGGCCGTGCCCGCGCTGCGGGCGCTGCGCCAGGCCTTTCCCAGGCACCGGATCACGCTGGCCGCGCCGCGGGCGCTGGAGGCCCTGCTGCCGCTGACCGCCGCGGTGGACGACCAGATCGACGTGTCGGGTCCTGGACCCGTGCCGTTCGAGCGGCCCGACATCGCGGTGAACCTGCACGGCAAAGGGCCGCAGAGCATCGAGGCGCTGCGGCGCACCGACCCGGGCCGGCTGATCAGCTTCGGCACCGGCCCGCCGTACCCGGAGGGTGTGCACGAGGTCCGGCGCTGGTGCGGCCTGCTCGAATGGCACGGCATCGCGACCGATCCCGCGGACCTGACGCTCGGCATCTCCGACCGTACGGGGCCCGCGATCGTCCATCCGGGCGCCGCCTATCCCGCGCGGCGCTGGCCGCCCGAGCGGTTCGCCGAAGTGGCGGCGGCGCTCGAGGACGTGGTCGTCACGGGCAACGCCGACGAGGTGCCGATCGCCGGCGAGGTGGCCCGGCTGGCGGGCCTGCCCCCGGAGCGGATGATGGCCGGGCGGACCGGGCTGGCCGACCTGATCGACCTGGTGAGCAGGGCGCGGCTGGTGGTCTGCGGGGACACCGGCGTCGCGCACCTGGCGACGGCGTTCTGCGTGCCGTCGGTGGTGCTGTTCGGGCCGGTGTCACCCGCGTTGTGGGGGCCGCCGCCCGGCTGGCGCCACGTGGCGCTGTGGGCGGGCAGGAACGGGGATCCGCACGGGCTGCGGCCCGATCCCGGCCTGCTGAAGATCGAGGTTTCCGAAGTCGTAGACGCTGTCTTGGAGGTCACGTCATGA
- a CDS encoding UDP-glucuronic acid decarboxylase family protein, which produces MRALVTGGAGFLGSYLCERLLEEGAEVVCMDSFLTGGPRNVEHLIDRPEFRIIECDLTGYVHVPDRLDLVLHFASAASPADYLRYPIETLRVGSAGTLHALGLAREKGARFILASTSEVYGDPLEHPQRETYWGNVNPVGPRSVYDEAKRFAESLTTAYRHSRGTDTGIVRIFNTYGPRMRPFDGRAIPTFIRQSLKGEPITITGDGSQTRSICYVDDTVSGILAMARSDFAGPVNIGNPDELTMLELATMIRDLAGSSSEIEFIDRPADDPKVRRPDTALAAERLGWRAQVPAAEGLRRTIEWFSAELATAEQLEQVQV; this is translated from the coding sequence ATGAGGGCTCTGGTCACCGGGGGCGCCGGGTTCCTCGGCTCCTACCTGTGCGAGCGGCTGCTGGAGGAGGGTGCGGAGGTGGTCTGCATGGACAGCTTCCTCACCGGCGGCCCGCGCAACGTCGAGCACCTGATCGACCGGCCCGAGTTCCGGATCATCGAGTGCGACCTGACCGGGTACGTGCACGTGCCGGACCGGCTGGATCTCGTCCTGCACTTCGCCTCGGCCGCCTCGCCGGCCGACTACCTGCGCTATCCGATCGAGACCCTGCGGGTCGGCAGCGCCGGCACACTGCACGCGCTGGGCCTGGCCAGGGAGAAGGGCGCCAGGTTCATCCTCGCCTCCACCAGCGAGGTGTACGGCGACCCGCTCGAGCATCCGCAGCGCGAGACGTACTGGGGCAACGTCAACCCGGTCGGCCCGCGCAGCGTCTACGACGAGGCCAAGCGCTTCGCCGAGTCCCTGACCACCGCCTACCGGCACTCGCGCGGCACCGACACCGGGATCGTGCGCATCTTCAACACGTACGGGCCGCGCATGCGCCCCTTCGACGGCCGGGCCATCCCGACGTTCATCCGGCAGTCGTTGAAGGGCGAGCCCATCACGATCACCGGCGACGGCTCGCAGACGCGCTCCATCTGCTACGTGGACGACACCGTGTCCGGGATCCTCGCCATGGCCCGCAGCGACTTCGCCGGACCCGTCAACATCGGCAACCCGGACGAGCTGACCATGCTGGAGCTGGCCACCATGATCCGGGACCTGGCCGGCTCGTCGTCGGAGATCGAGTTCATCGACCGGCCCGCCGACGACCCCAAGGTCCGCCGCCCCGACACCGCGCTGGCCGCCGAGCGGCTCGGCTGGCGCGCGCAGGTGCCCGCCGCCGAGGGCCTGCGCCGCACGATCGAGTGGTTCTCGGCGGAGCTCGCCACTGCCGAGCAGCTCGAGCAGGTCCAGGTCTGA
- a CDS encoding isochorismatase family cysteine hydrolase, whose product MPRTALVVVDMLNPFQHQDAEQLQRSVEPVVPRLAELIGRARHRDDVDLIYVNDNYGDFTATRDDLVARALKGARPDLVEPVAPPADCAFLPKVRHSAFYGTSLEYVLRQRDVRTVLLTGQVTEQCILYSALDAYIRDFSIMVPPDCVAAIHDDLGRAALRMMERNMSAAIVPSRECLAQRSLPARSHAR is encoded by the coding sequence ATGCCGCGGACCGCACTGGTCGTCGTGGACATGCTCAACCCCTTCCAGCACCAGGACGCCGAGCAACTGCAGCGGAGCGTCGAACCCGTCGTGCCGCGGCTGGCCGAGCTGATCGGCCGGGCGCGCCACCGGGACGACGTGGACCTGATCTACGTCAACGACAACTACGGGGACTTCACCGCGACCCGGGACGACCTCGTGGCGCGGGCGCTCAAAGGCGCCCGCCCCGATCTCGTCGAGCCGGTCGCGCCGCCCGCCGACTGCGCGTTCCTGCCCAAGGTGCGCCACAGCGCCTTCTACGGGACGTCGCTGGAGTACGTGCTGCGGCAGCGGGACGTGCGGACGGTGCTGCTGACCGGCCAGGTGACCGAGCAGTGCATCCTGTACAGCGCGCTGGACGCCTACATTCGGGACTTCTCCATCATGGTGCCGCCCGACTGCGTGGCGGCGATCCACGACGACCTGGGGCGGGCGGCGCTGCGCATGATGGAGCGCAACATGTCGGCCGCGATCGTCCCGTCCCGCGAGTGCCTCGCTCAGCGCTCGTTACCCGCGCGCAGCCACGCGAGGTAG